In the genome of Deinococcus multiflagellatus, the window GCCACGCGCGACATCGTGAACCTGCCGGGCCTGTCCTTCGGCAACCCCACGCCCACCCCGGGCGGCAACCCCGGCATCCCCGGCACCCCCGAAGCGGGCCAGCCCGGCAACCCTGGTTCGCCCGTCATTCCGCCCAGCACCTGCACCAGCGCCACGGCGCCCACCCGCACCTCCATTGGCATGGAAATTGCCAACCTGGGCAGCGCCACCGACACCTTTGATGTGAGCGGCACCGCGCCCATCAAGCTGGTGGACGGCAGCACCGTGACCGTGAACGTCGCGTACTTCCGCGACAACAACGGCAACAAGGTGTTCGACGCGGGCGACACCGCCCTGACCGACACCAACAACAACGGCGTGGCCGACACCGGCCCGCTGGCGCCCGGCGCCGAACTGAAGCTGGTGGCCGTGGTGGACGTGCCCTGCGCCGCTGCCGCGCAGACCATCACCCTGACCCAGCGCGCCACCTCGCCCACGACCGGCGTGTCGGTGCCCGACACCAACGACACCATTGTGGTCGGCAAGACCCCGGTGGGCGCCCCCACCAAGACCGTGGACAAGGCCGAAGCCAAGCCCGGCGAGCGCCTGACCTACACCATCGTGGGCAAGAACACCTCCAACGCCAACGTGACCAAGGCGTTTATCCGCGACACGCTGCCGGCCAACACCCGCTACGTGAGCTTCAGCGCCACGAGCACGGCCGCCGGCACGGTGCTGTACTCCACCAACGGCACGAGCTGGAGTGCGGCCCCCATCGCCGCGCCCCAGAACGACGGCGTGACGGTGTACGCGGGCGTGGACACCAACGGCAACGGCACCATTGACACCGGCGACATCCTGGCCCCCGGCCAGACCATCACCGGCACCTTCATTGTCGAAGTGAAGTAAGCCTGAGCACGGGCGCGCACTGGGCCACGCGGCCTGGGCGCGCCCCCTCCCCCTGGGGGAGCCCCGACCGCTTTCTTTTTTCGCTCCCCCTGCGGCCCTCAACACGAGACTGTGTTCTTTCCCCACCCCTTTTCCCTGGGAGGCAACGTGCGCAACAACCCTTCGGTGCTCAACACGCTCGCGGCGCTGGCGCTGACCCTGCTCAGCCCGGCGCAGGCGGCCGGCACCCCCGCCGGTACGGTGATTGAAAACCAGGCCACCCTGGAATTCACCCCCGAGGGCGGTCCGCCCACTTCGATTCCGACCCCGCCCGTCACGACCGTGGTGCAGCCGATCTGCGCCGTGAGCGTGGTGCCCAGCGGCACCGTGGCCCAGCCGGGCCAGAGCTTGAGCCTGCTGCCCGGTGAGGGCGCGACCCTGCGCTACACCCTGACCAACGCGGGCAACGCCACCAACACGGTCAGCCTGCGCGCCGCCGTGGAGGCTGCCTCGCAGTTCACCCCTGGCGGCCTGGGCATCCGCACCGACAGCAACGGCAACGGCCAGCTGGACGACGGCGACGCGGCCGTGCAGAGCGTGACCCTGGCGGCCGACGCCAGCGCCACCCTGTTTGTGCCCGCCACCACGCAGAGCAGCAACCGGGGCGACGCTTTCGTCAACCTGATCGCCAGCTGCGCCACGAACACCTCGGGGCGCCCGGGCGAGACCGACGACGACAACGTGGGCCGCATTCGCCTGAGCGAGCCGCCCGAACTGACGCTGACCAAGACGTTCCGCACCACGAAGTCCTCAACGGTGCAGTCGCTGCCTTCCTCCGCACCGCAGGCCCAGGCCACCCCCAACGCCACCGAGCTGCGCCCTGGCCAGGAGACCGAAGTCACCCTGACCGCCCGCAACATCGGCGCTGGGGCCTCACGTCCGGTCACGGTGAGCGACTTCCTGAACACGCCCGACATGCGCGACTTCGTGTTCATCAGTGGCAGCGCGCGCGTGCAGGGCAGCGGGGTGCTGGAATACAGCGCCGACGGCACGGCCTGGACCGGCACGGAAACCACCCCCGTGGCCGCCATCCGCGTGCGCACCGAGAGCCTGGGGCCCGGCGAGACGCTGACCCTGACCTTCCGCCTGCGCGCGCCGCAGGACGTCACCGGCACCCGGCGCAACGTGGGCCTGCTGCGCAGCGGCGACATCGCCGTGGACGCCCCGGCCGACGTGACCCTGCGCTACACCCCCGCCATCGCCCTGGGGCCCATTGGCAACCCGCAGGCGCTGCCGGGCGGCGAACTCAGCGAGGACGACAAGCAGACCAAGCAGGTGGCCCTGATCGGGCAGGAGGTGTGCTTCCCGCACACCGTGCAGAACCTGGGCGACCGCCCCGACACCATCACGGTCACCGGGCGCGCCGTGCGCGGGCAGGCCACCATCCGCTTTACCGAGCGCGACGGCACGCCCATCACCGAGCCCTTCCGGGTGCCGGACCTGGCCCCGCAGGCCACCAAGGACTTCAACGCCTGCTACCTGATCCGCAGTGGCAACATCAGCTCTGCGCTGGAGGACCTGCGCATTGAGCTGCGCGCCCAGAGCAGCCGCGGCGCCCCCGACAACCTGACCATTGACGTCGTGCTGAGCGTGGCCCAGAACCTGCTGAGCCCGGTCAAGACCGGCAGCGCGGGCAGCGGCCTGGTGGCCCCGGGGCAGGAGATCACCTACACCCTGAGCTTTACCAACGCCCAGAACTTCGCGCTGAACAATGTGGTGATCCGCGACAACCTGCGCAACCTGCGCATTCTGGACGCGGGCGGCAACCTGATCCGCACCGACGCGCTGGAATTCATCAGTGCTGACCAGGGCGGGGTGCTCGAAGGCGATACCGTGGTGTGGCGCTTTGCCCGCCTGAACCCCGGCGAGGCCGTGACCCTGACCCTGCGCGCCCGCGTGCCCCAGAGCACGCCCGACGGCGCCCTGGTCGTGAACACCTTCACGGTGACCAGCGCCGAGGTGCCCGAGCCCACCGAATCGAACCCCGTGCAAAACGGCGTGTTCAACCAGGCCAACCTCACGATGGTCAAGACCAGCAGCCCCGAGCAGGTCGCCTACGGCCAGACCATCACCTACACCTTCACGGTGACCAACCGCAGCACCACCGCCGCCCTGCAGACCATCCGCGTGCAGGACACCCTGCCGGCCGGCCTGGTGTACATCGAGGGCAGCAGCCGCCTGAACGGCACGCCGATTGTGCCGGCCGTCTCGGGCCGCACCTACGTCTGGGAGATTCCGGGCCTGGCCCCGGGCGCCAGCGCCGTGATCACCTTCGACGCCGAGGTGACGCCGGAGGCCGGCACCCAGATCCGCAACAGCGCCATCGCCACGGCCATCAGCAACAACGGCCAGACCCAGACGCCGATCAGCAGCGCCGTGAACCGCATTGATCCGCTGATCTTCGGGCGCAACACCGCCGACGTGGTGGGCTACGTGTTCCTGGACACCAACCGCAACGGCATCTATGACCGGGGCACTGACATTCCCTACCAGAACGCCCGCGTCGTGCTGGCCGGTGGCCGCATCGCGCTGACCGACGCCCAGGGCCGCTACCACTTCCGCAACCTCGTGGAGGGCACCCAGGCCCTGCGTCTGGACCCCAACTCGGTGTGGGCGCAGAACCTCTCGGTGCCCCAGGATGCGGGGCGCCCCGGCAGCCGCCTGGTGTACGTCCGCAACCTCACCAGCGTGGACTTCCCACTGGCCCCCGACTACGGCGAGATTGCCGTGATCCGCGACACCACCCTGCGCGTGGCGGCCGGGCTGCCGCTGCAGACCCCGCAGACCCTGACCATCCGCAAGCAGGTCTTTGCGGGCGAGGTGGCCGGCGAGTACCGCGTGCAGCTGATCCTGAGCAGCAGCGCCGACCTGAACGCCGTGCGCATTGACGATCCGCTGCCGGCTGGCGCCGAGCTGATTGACGGCCAGAACGTTCTGACCTACGACATCCTGCCGGGTGGCGAGCGAGCGGTGACCTACCGCTTCCGCTGGACCGGCGACCCCAAGGGCGCCGTCACCGACCCGACGGCGAGCTGGAGGTACTGAGTGAAACGCGCCATCACCACCCTGACGGCGGCCCTCCTCGGCTCGGCCGCAGCGCAGGAAATCGCCACCTCTCTTCCCCTGACCTCGGTGGGCAACAAGCTCATGTGGACCGTGGGCGACCAGGACCTGCGCCTGATCGTGGGCGTCAGCTCCCGCGTGCAGCTCGACGTTTACGGCGCCCAGTTCGACCCCGCCGAC includes:
- a CDS encoding DUF7933 domain-containing protein; this translates as MRNNPSVLNTLAALALTLLSPAQAAGTPAGTVIENQATLEFTPEGGPPTSIPTPPVTTVVQPICAVSVVPSGTVAQPGQSLSLLPGEGATLRYTLTNAGNATNTVSLRAAVEAASQFTPGGLGIRTDSNGNGQLDDGDAAVQSVTLAADASATLFVPATTQSSNRGDAFVNLIASCATNTSGRPGETDDDNVGRIRLSEPPELTLTKTFRTTKSSTVQSLPSSAPQAQATPNATELRPGQETEVTLTARNIGAGASRPVTVSDFLNTPDMRDFVFISGSARVQGSGVLEYSADGTAWTGTETTPVAAIRVRTESLGPGETLTLTFRLRAPQDVTGTRRNVGLLRSGDIAVDAPADVTLRYTPAIALGPIGNPQALPGGELSEDDKQTKQVALIGQEVCFPHTVQNLGDRPDTITVTGRAVRGQATIRFTERDGTPITEPFRVPDLAPQATKDFNACYLIRSGNISSALEDLRIELRAQSSRGAPDNLTIDVVLSVAQNLLSPVKTGSAGSGLVAPGQEITYTLSFTNAQNFALNNVVIRDNLRNLRILDAGGNLIRTDALEFISADQGGVLEGDTVVWRFARLNPGEAVTLTLRARVPQSTPDGALVVNTFTVTSAEVPEPTESNPVQNGVFNQANLTMVKTSSPEQVAYGQTITYTFTVTNRSTTAALQTIRVQDTLPAGLVYIEGSSRLNGTPIVPAVSGRTYVWEIPGLAPGASAVITFDAEVTPEAGTQIRNSAIATAISNNGQTQTPISSAVNRIDPLIFGRNTADVVGYVFLDTNRNGIYDRGTDIPYQNARVVLAGGRIALTDAQGRYHFRNLVEGTQALRLDPNSVWAQNLSVPQDAGRPGSRLVYVRNLTSVDFPLAPDYGEIAVIRDTTLRVAAGLPLQTPQTLTIRKQVFAGEVAGEYRVQLILSSSADLNAVRIDDPLPAGAELIDGQNVLTYDILPGGERAVTYRFRWTGDPKGAVTDPTASWRY